The proteins below are encoded in one region of Aquisphaera giovannonii:
- a CDS encoding DUF1559 domain-containing protein, producing MSERSSRRGFTLIELLVVIAIIAVLIALLLPAVQSAREAARRAQCSNNLKQIGLGLANYESANNCFPMGGFRNNGGGDLQYSPCTGRHESSFLLAMLPFLEQQQVFNAENFNLHFTYSANTTVMAVGINAFFCPSDPDVTEERPDPGSFCNEPGGSGCPQAIMRHPSYRGNAGTAFYVSRYSERSCDANYGTRLGKADGMLFFDSAVKISSITDGTSNTMAVGELAYGLLDYGGRYDWTWWTSGNNADTLANTLEPLNPQKKINEGTTDTGLLGINVSIMYHSFSSRHPGGMNAAFADGSVRFLKDSINTAPYNPSTGLPVGLTQDSNGIVSYGAPWGVWQAISTRNKGEVISADSY from the coding sequence ATGTCAGAGCGATCTTCGCGTCGCGGATTCACGCTGATCGAGCTGCTCGTGGTCATCGCGATCATCGCGGTGCTCATCGCGCTGCTGCTGCCCGCCGTCCAGTCGGCCCGCGAGGCCGCCCGCCGCGCCCAGTGTTCGAACAACCTCAAGCAGATCGGCCTGGGCCTGGCCAACTACGAGAGCGCCAACAACTGCTTCCCGATGGGGGGGTTCCGCAACAACGGGGGCGGCGACCTCCAGTACTCCCCGTGCACGGGGCGCCACGAGAGCAGCTTCCTGCTGGCGATGCTGCCGTTCCTGGAGCAGCAGCAGGTCTTCAACGCCGAGAACTTCAACCTCCACTTCACCTACTCGGCCAACACGACGGTGATGGCCGTGGGCATCAACGCCTTCTTCTGCCCCAGCGACCCGGACGTGACCGAGGAGCGGCCCGACCCGGGCAGCTTCTGCAACGAGCCGGGCGGATCCGGCTGCCCGCAGGCGATCATGCGGCACCCCAGCTACCGCGGCAACGCGGGCACGGCCTTCTACGTCTCCCGGTATTCCGAGAGGTCCTGCGACGCCAACTACGGCACGCGGCTGGGCAAGGCCGACGGCATGCTCTTCTTCGACTCCGCGGTCAAGATCAGCAGCATCACCGACGGCACGAGCAACACGATGGCGGTGGGCGAGCTGGCCTACGGGCTGCTCGACTACGGCGGCCGCTACGACTGGACCTGGTGGACCTCCGGCAACAACGCCGACACCCTGGCGAACACCCTGGAGCCGCTCAACCCCCAGAAGAAGATCAACGAGGGGACGACGGACACCGGCCTCCTGGGCATCAACGTCTCGATCATGTACCACAGCTTCTCCAGCCGGCACCCCGGCGGCATGAACGCGGCGTTCGCCGACGGCTCGGTCCGGTTCCTCAAGGACTCGATCAACACGGCGCCCTACAACCCGAGCACGGGCCTGCCCGTGGGCCTCACCCAGGACAGCAACGGGATCGTCTCCTACGGCGCCCCCTGGGGCGTCTGGCAGGCGATCTCGACCCGGAACAAGGGCGAGGTCATCAGCGCCGATTCGTACTGA
- a CDS encoding beta-L-arabinofuranosidase domain-containing protein, whose amino-acid sequence MTANHFARPRRRGAAAIATTMLAALFAPAVGVNALANDAPRPALRPAEPLKMTLEGPVRGYLDRITENWLIPATAGNPAILAMFADRDRPPYRNLLPWSGEFAGKYLTGATAVLRATNDPRLRAHLERFVAEFVALQDADGYLGPFPKGSRLTGQAPNVDGKPGPTWDAWGHYHAIVGLLAWHDLTGDAKALDAARRIGDLFVAKFLGAKSPRLVDTGSTETNLAPAHGMAILYARTKDPRHLELARQLVAEFAAVGPDGKPLAGDYLRRGLAGSEYYQLPRPRWESLHPILALAELAAAGGAPEAADAGKAFANLWWSIARLDRHNNGGFSSGEQAQGNPYDPRPIETCCTIAWMADTVAMLEMTGDPIAADELELSTFNSAMGMYSPSGRWSTYNTPMDGDRRANSHEIVFQARPGSPELNCCSVNAARGLGMLPEWALMESPDGRITLNWYGPGSYAAETPSGEKLRLETASDYPRSGLVKVRVRPEQPGRFALRLRIPHWSSKTRVAVNGEPVGAVKPATYLELDREWKAGDEVALELDMAPHLWAGEREAAGRVSIYRGPILLAFDQRFNPGKPADPPSLGKSITLGKLVDWSASPTPVLLVEASTTAGPILLCDFASAGADGSPYRTWLRAEQAGPGPFRRERPWRSRPAAP is encoded by the coding sequence ATGACTGCAAACCACTTCGCGCGCCCGCGACGCCGCGGCGCGGCCGCGATCGCGACGACGATGCTCGCCGCCCTCTTCGCGCCGGCCGTCGGGGTGAACGCCCTCGCGAATGACGCCCCGCGCCCGGCCCTCCGGCCCGCGGAGCCGCTGAAGATGACGCTCGAGGGGCCCGTCCGCGGATACCTCGACCGGATCACCGAGAACTGGCTGATCCCCGCGACGGCCGGCAACCCGGCCATCCTCGCGATGTTCGCCGACCGCGACCGCCCGCCGTATCGCAACCTGCTCCCCTGGTCGGGCGAGTTCGCCGGCAAGTACCTCACCGGCGCCACGGCCGTGCTTCGGGCCACGAACGACCCGCGGCTCCGGGCCCACCTCGAGCGGTTCGTGGCGGAGTTCGTCGCGCTCCAGGACGCCGACGGCTACCTCGGCCCCTTCCCGAAGGGCTCCAGGCTGACCGGGCAGGCCCCCAACGTGGACGGCAAGCCCGGCCCCACCTGGGACGCGTGGGGGCACTATCACGCCATCGTCGGGCTCCTCGCCTGGCACGACCTGACCGGCGACGCGAAGGCGCTCGACGCCGCGCGGCGGATCGGCGACCTGTTCGTCGCGAAGTTCCTCGGCGCGAAGTCGCCGCGGCTGGTGGACACGGGCTCGACCGAGACGAACCTCGCCCCGGCCCACGGGATGGCGATCCTTTACGCCAGGACGAAGGACCCGCGCCACCTGGAACTCGCCCGGCAGCTCGTCGCCGAGTTCGCGGCCGTCGGCCCCGACGGCAAGCCGCTCGCGGGCGACTACCTCCGCCGCGGCCTCGCGGGATCGGAGTATTATCAACTGCCGAGGCCGCGATGGGAGAGCCTGCACCCGATCCTGGCCCTCGCGGAGCTGGCCGCCGCCGGCGGGGCGCCCGAGGCCGCCGACGCCGGCAAGGCGTTCGCGAACCTCTGGTGGAGCATCGCCAGGCTCGACCGCCACAACAACGGCGGCTTCTCCTCCGGCGAGCAGGCGCAGGGCAACCCCTACGACCCCAGGCCCATCGAGACCTGCTGCACGATCGCCTGGATGGCGGACACCGTCGCCATGCTCGAGATGACCGGCGACCCGATCGCGGCCGACGAGCTGGAGCTCTCGACGTTCAATTCGGCCATGGGCATGTATTCCCCCTCCGGGCGGTGGAGCACCTACAACACGCCGATGGACGGCGACCGGAGGGCGAACTCGCACGAGATCGTCTTCCAGGCCAGGCCGGGCTCCCCCGAGCTCAACTGCTGCAGCGTCAACGCCGCCCGGGGCCTGGGCATGCTGCCCGAGTGGGCCCTCATGGAAAGCCCGGACGGCCGCATCACGCTCAACTGGTACGGGCCCGGCAGCTACGCCGCGGAGACGCCCTCGGGGGAGAAGCTCCGGCTCGAGACGGCCTCCGACTATCCCCGATCGGGCCTGGTCAAGGTCCGCGTCCGCCCCGAGCAGCCCGGGCGATTCGCCCTGAGGCTGCGGATCCCCCACTGGTCCTCGAAAACGAGGGTCGCGGTCAACGGCGAGCCCGTTGGCGCGGTGAAGCCGGCGACGTACCTGGAGCTGGACCGGGAGTGGAAGGCCGGCGATGAGGTCGCGCTGGAACTCGACATGGCCCCGCACCTGTGGGCCGGCGAGCGGGAGGCCGCGGGCCGCGTCTCGATCTATCGCGGGCCGATCCTGCTGGCCTTCGACCAGCGGTTCAATCCCGGGAAGCCGGCCGATCCGCCGAGCCTGGGCAAGTCGATCACCCTCGGCAAGCTCGTCGATTGGTCGGCCTCGCCGACGCCTGTCCTCCTTGTCGAGGCGTCGACGACGGCCGGCCCGATCCTCCTCTGCGACTTCGCGAGCGCCGGGGCCGACGGCTCGCCCTATCGCACGTGGCTCCGCGCCGAGCAAGCCGGCCCCGGGCCGTTCCGCCGCGAGCGACCGTGGCGCAGTCGGCCGGCGGCCCCGTGA
- a CDS encoding isoaspartyl peptidase/L-asparaginase has product MTPNLNRRQFTSLGAASLAALSIGAAPQKPTGKRRPVVVASGNVKTAEIAMDLLTKGADPLDAAIAGVAIVEADPNEHSVGLGGTPNEEGVVELDASVMHGPTHGGAGVAGLRNIVHPAAVARCILKRTRHVLMVGDNALKFAREHGFPEQDLLTEDTRKAWIAWKEARLRGARIPENLAFADPVVRELVQRPVHGTIHCSCLDTHGDLGCVTTTSGLGYKVPGRVGDSPILGAGIWLDNGVGSCGSVGLGEVNLLNCASFLVVENLRRGLKPKDALVATTRQVVETSTRDPRFRDEKGKPAFDVVFYLLTKDGKYAAANIHGPARLVVADGDGIREVDSAALLD; this is encoded by the coding sequence ATGACTCCGAACCTGAATCGCCGGCAGTTCACCTCCCTGGGCGCGGCCAGCCTCGCCGCCCTCTCCATCGGCGCGGCGCCGCAGAAGCCGACCGGGAAGCGGAGGCCGGTCGTCGTGGCCAGCGGCAACGTCAAGACCGCCGAGATCGCCATGGACCTCCTGACCAAGGGGGCCGACCCGCTCGACGCGGCGATCGCCGGCGTGGCCATCGTCGAGGCCGACCCCAACGAGCACAGCGTGGGCCTCGGCGGGACGCCCAACGAGGAGGGCGTCGTGGAGCTGGACGCCTCCGTGATGCACGGGCCGACCCACGGCGGGGCCGGAGTCGCGGGCCTGCGGAACATCGTCCACCCCGCGGCCGTCGCCCGCTGCATCCTCAAGCGGACGCGGCACGTCCTGATGGTCGGCGACAACGCCCTGAAATTCGCCAGGGAGCACGGGTTCCCCGAGCAGGACCTGCTCACCGAGGACACCCGGAAGGCGTGGATCGCCTGGAAGGAGGCGCGGCTCCGCGGCGCCCGGATCCCGGAGAACCTGGCCTTCGCGGACCCGGTCGTCCGCGAGCTCGTGCAGCGGCCGGTCCACGGCACGATCCACTGCTCCTGCCTGGACACCCACGGGGACCTGGGCTGCGTCACCACCACCTCCGGCCTCGGCTACAAGGTCCCCGGCCGCGTCGGCGACTCCCCCATCCTGGGCGCCGGCATCTGGCTGGACAACGGCGTCGGCTCGTGCGGCTCGGTCGGGCTGGGCGAGGTGAACCTCCTGAACTGCGCCTCGTTCCTCGTCGTCGAGAACCTCCGCCGCGGCCTCAAGCCGAAGGACGCCCTGGTCGCCACCACCAGGCAGGTCGTGGAGACCTCCACCCGCGACCCGCGGTTCCGCGACGAGAAGGGCAAGCCGGCCTTCGACGTCGTCTTCTACCTGCTGACCAAGGACGGCAAGTACGCCGCCGCGAACATCCACGGCCCCGCCCGGCTCGTCGTCGCCGACGGCGACGGCATCCGCGAGGTGGACTCCGCCGCCCTCCTCGACTGA
- a CDS encoding DUF4276 family protein yields the protein MSVPLRIGLIVEGHGEYEAVRMLLQRIWYELLGGDSLDVARPFRFPQGTLLKEEGLKQAVDTVRIKLGPDSPGGIRALILILLDSEGKCPRELAPRLLAWAKEARTDADIACVLPHPMFETWFAAAAASLAGVNGLPANLPAPDDPEGQSFGKSWLRRQLPRKYSEPVDQPRFAARMDLAQCRARSPSFDKLCRELERRLTASRD from the coding sequence ATGAGCGTGCCCCTGAGAATCGGCCTCATTGTGGAAGGGCACGGGGAGTATGAGGCCGTCCGGATGCTCCTGCAACGTATCTGGTATGAACTCCTCGGCGGCGACTCGCTCGACGTGGCTCGGCCTTTCCGTTTCCCCCAAGGCACACTGCTCAAGGAAGAGGGGCTCAAGCAAGCGGTTGACACCGTGAGGATCAAACTCGGGCCGGATTCGCCCGGCGGAATTCGGGCACTCATCCTGATCCTGCTCGATTCCGAAGGCAAGTGCCCGAGGGAACTGGCCCCGCGTCTGCTTGCGTGGGCCAAGGAAGCCCGCACCGACGCCGATATCGCCTGCGTCTTGCCGCATCCCATGTTCGAAACGTGGTTCGCGGCCGCTGCGGCATCACTCGCCGGCGTGAATGGCCTGCCCGCAAACCTCCCCGCCCCTGACGATCCCGAGGGTCAGAGCTTCGGCAAGTCCTGGTTGAGGCGGCAGCTCCCGAGGAAGTACAGCGAGCCCGTGGATCAGCCACGATTCGCCGCGAGGATGGACCTCGCGCAGTGCCGGGCGCGGTCGCCGTCGTTCGACAAGCTCTGTCGGGAGCTGGAACGTCGGCTGACCGCGTCCCGGGACTGA
- a CDS encoding MJ0042-type zinc finger domain-containing protein, which yields MGEIEFSCPSCGRSYRVDAGLAGRKVRCKGCSRVATVDAARGDEPRRDDEATAPASRRGLSFACPNCGHGFRLSAGAAGKRARCRKCGEVFRIPAEGASAAAGAAEAGDPGHAPEEGAPRPAAPAPPMIASDWAAEASADWPAQVAAEPGAPSRARSIVLAAAAAALGLALCALYPRARDAFEGLTGAGGGPNDPAPGDPQADMPDVAPDRLELVRQHQRVLGELADAYVAMAIACTEMRSPPRFESGRDGLLAASRKLEDAARRGAGLAKLRPEEQAALGLFVNERVVRAASQAVQQVNALMGTPGIRGDFGAMRQAIGQTIRQLGREYPSDAPRPTAIVVMGKVPGDASRVISEKARALLEGATSVNVGWRTEGDRSELRISPVLSARDFADRIDFGKVRRVKGRRIELDVDMPSAEEIARHAPRPDPGPAPQPAPAPSPAATAPRPPGGTAAGQAARDPSSPAITAFRWVDAAGDFVGPIRGDEDPGHADGTRDQHFLLEMHLPEGSSLEQITLAGAGPDRWVTRRDGHHWPIAVHKGDDVITRSFQDRVGDFSGEQAFDLYGNGGEGSGPGTDFKVEVVVSVNGDRRTLQARCHRP from the coding sequence ATGGGCGAGATCGAATTCTCGTGCCCCTCGTGCGGGCGGTCCTATCGGGTCGACGCGGGCCTCGCCGGCAGGAAGGTCCGCTGCAAGGGATGCTCACGGGTCGCGACGGTGGATGCGGCGCGTGGCGACGAGCCTCGCCGTGACGACGAGGCGACCGCCCCGGCGAGCCGCCGCGGGCTGAGCTTCGCCTGCCCCAACTGCGGGCACGGCTTCCGGCTCTCCGCGGGGGCCGCGGGCAAGCGGGCGCGGTGCAGGAAGTGCGGCGAGGTCTTCCGCATCCCGGCCGAGGGGGCTTCGGCGGCGGCCGGGGCGGCCGAGGCGGGCGATCCCGGCCATGCCCCCGAGGAGGGAGCCCCGCGCCCGGCCGCCCCCGCACCGCCGATGATCGCCTCCGACTGGGCGGCGGAGGCATCCGCGGACTGGCCCGCGCAGGTCGCGGCGGAGCCCGGTGCGCCGTCCCGGGCCCGCAGCATCGTCCTGGCCGCGGCGGCCGCGGCGCTCGGCCTGGCCCTGTGTGCGCTGTACCCCCGCGCCCGCGACGCCTTCGAGGGCCTCACCGGGGCCGGGGGGGGGCCGAACGACCCCGCGCCCGGCGACCCGCAGGCCGACATGCCGGACGTCGCCCCGGACCGGCTCGAGCTGGTCCGCCAGCACCAGCGGGTCCTCGGCGAGCTGGCCGACGCCTACGTCGCCATGGCCATCGCCTGCACCGAGATGCGCAGCCCCCCCCGGTTCGAATCGGGCCGGGATGGCCTGCTCGCCGCTTCCAGGAAGCTCGAGGACGCGGCCCGCCGCGGGGCCGGGCTGGCGAAGCTCAGGCCCGAGGAGCAGGCCGCGCTCGGCCTCTTCGTCAACGAGCGCGTGGTGCGGGCCGCGAGCCAGGCCGTCCAGCAGGTCAACGCGCTCATGGGCACGCCGGGCATCCGGGGCGACTTCGGGGCGATGCGGCAGGCGATCGGCCAGACGATCCGACAGCTCGGCCGGGAGTATCCGAGCGACGCCCCGAGGCCCACCGCCATCGTCGTGATGGGGAAGGTCCCCGGCGACGCCTCGAGGGTCATCTCCGAGAAGGCCAGGGCCCTCCTCGAGGGGGCGACCAGCGTCAACGTGGGCTGGAGGACCGAGGGCGACCGGTCCGAGCTGAGGATCTCCCCGGTCCTCAGCGCCCGGGATTTCGCGGACAGGATCGACTTCGGCAAGGTCCGCCGCGTCAAGGGCCGTCGGATCGAGCTCGACGTGGACATGCCGTCGGCCGAGGAGATCGCGCGCCACGCCCCCCGGCCCGACCCGGGGCCGGCCCCGCAGCCCGCGCCGGCGCCCTCGCCCGCCGCCACGGCGCCGAGGCCCCCGGGGGGCACGGCCGCCGGCCAGGCCGCGCGGGATCCGTCCTCGCCCGCGATCACGGCCTTCCGCTGGGTGGACGCCGCCGGCGACTTCGTCGGGCCGATCCGAGGCGACGAGGATCCGGGGCACGCGGACGGCACCAGGGACCAGCACTTCCTGCTGGAGATGCACCTGCCCGAGGGTTCCTCCCTCGAGCAGATCACGCTCGCCGGCGCCGGCCCGGATCGCTGGGTGACGAGGCGCGACGGCCACCACTGGCCGATCGCCGTGCACAAGGGTGATGACGTGATCACCCGATCGTTCCAGGACCGGGTGGGCGACTTCTCCGGGGAGCAGGCGTTCGACCTGTACGGCAACGGCGGCGAGGGGAGCGGCCCCGGGACGGACTTCAAGGTCGAGGTCGTGGTCTCGGTGAACGGCGACCGCCGCACCCTCCAGGCCCGGTGCCATCGCCCCTGA
- a CDS encoding Gfo/Idh/MocA family protein, whose protein sequence is MIRVGIVGLGYMGRMHYRCWNGLLGAKVTAVCEANPKVLAAAGEPTKGNVGGAADHIDLDSLKVFSDLDALLAAREVDALSITLPTFLHADTTIKALEAGVHVLCEKPMALSVADCDRMVAAADRSGKTLQIGHCIRFWPEYEAARELIRGGTFGRPIAASFRRYSAMPSWSPDSWFADEQRSGGQPLDLHIHDTDYVHHLFGMPASVSSVADVPQSYIATQYRYPGGPAVVAESTWRMAGSFAFEMSFVIVLEGATILYDNNASPAFRVLASDGTSPDLRIPVSDGYAREVEHFSRIISGEPLQPVITPTDARETIRLVLAEKQSAREGRPVTL, encoded by the coding sequence ATGATTCGCGTCGGGATCGTCGGGCTGGGGTACATGGGCCGGATGCACTACCGGTGCTGGAACGGCCTGCTGGGGGCGAAGGTCACGGCCGTCTGCGAGGCGAATCCCAAGGTGCTGGCCGCCGCCGGCGAGCCCACGAAGGGGAACGTCGGGGGCGCCGCGGATCACATCGACCTGGACAGCCTGAAGGTCTTCTCGGACCTGGACGCGCTCCTGGCCGCCCGCGAGGTGGACGCCCTGTCGATCACCCTGCCGACGTTCCTCCACGCCGACACCACCATCAAGGCGCTGGAGGCCGGCGTGCATGTCCTTTGCGAGAAGCCGATGGCCCTGTCCGTGGCCGATTGCGACCGGATGGTCGCGGCGGCGGATCGGTCCGGAAAGACCCTCCAGATCGGCCACTGCATCCGCTTCTGGCCGGAGTACGAGGCGGCCCGCGAGCTGATCCGGGGCGGCACCTTCGGCAGGCCGATCGCCGCGTCGTTCCGACGCTACTCGGCGATGCCGTCGTGGAGCCCGGACAGCTGGTTCGCCGACGAGCAGCGCAGCGGCGGCCAGCCGCTGGACCTGCACATCCACGACACGGACTACGTGCACCACCTCTTCGGCATGCCCGCCTCGGTGAGCAGCGTGGCGGACGTGCCGCAGAGCTACATCGCGACCCAGTACCGCTACCCGGGCGGGCCGGCCGTCGTCGCCGAGAGCACCTGGCGGATGGCCGGGTCGTTCGCCTTCGAGATGAGCTTCGTGATCGTCCTGGAGGGCGCGACGATCCTCTACGACAACAACGCCAGCCCCGCCTTCCGCGTCCTCGCCTCCGACGGCACCTCCCCCGACCTGAGGATCCCGGTCAGCGACGGCTACGCCCGCGAGGTCGAGCACTTCTCCCGGATCATCTCCGGCGAGCCGCTCCAGCCGGTCATCACCCCGACCGACGCGAGGGAGACCATCCGCCTGGTCCTCGCCGAGAAGCAATCCGCCCGCGAGGGGCGGCCGGTGACGCTCTGA
- a CDS encoding DUF2231 domain-containing protein, whose amino-acid sequence MDPITRSIDKVEELLGHSPHPAIVAVPLGAWTVSNVADALYMVSGNEALDDAAQVSMAVGLVGAAGAAVTGLRDYGYIPKDRQPNHSIATTHAIGNAVVGSLFVTSYVMRARCRAAGHRAGLLPRLLALAGGALSVYTGYLGGKLVEEYGEAVKPVMEGQDAGREGRRLESGTSGQGREIPLGPQETREPAPESAGRRNGGPRRTR is encoded by the coding sequence ATGGACCCGATCACCCGTTCGATTGACAAGGTTGAGGAGCTGCTGGGACACAGCCCGCACCCGGCGATCGTCGCGGTCCCCCTGGGGGCCTGGACGGTGAGCAACGTGGCCGACGCGCTCTACATGGTCTCGGGCAACGAGGCGCTGGACGACGCGGCCCAGGTGAGCATGGCCGTCGGGCTCGTCGGCGCGGCGGGCGCGGCCGTCACCGGCCTGCGCGACTACGGGTACATCCCGAAGGACCGCCAGCCGAACCACTCGATCGCCACGACCCACGCCATCGGCAACGCGGTCGTCGGCTCGCTCTTCGTGACGAGCTACGTGATGCGCGCCCGCTGCCGCGCGGCCGGACATCGGGCGGGCCTCCTCCCGCGGCTCCTGGCCCTTGCCGGCGGGGCCCTCTCCGTCTACACCGGCTACCTGGGCGGCAAGCTCGTGGAGGAATACGGCGAGGCCGTCAAGCCCGTCATGGAGGGGCAGGACGCGGGGCGGGAGGGCCGGAGGCTCGAGTCCGGCACCTCCGGGCAGGGCCGCGAGATCCCGCTCGGCCCGCAGGAGACGCGGGAGCCGGCCCCGGAATCGGCGGGCCGCCGCAACGGGGGACCTCGCCGGACCCGCTGA
- a CDS encoding AAA family ATPase — MATAADDEIETDDRWTKPPFLRRVRIRGYKSIEFCDVALQPLTVLVGRNASGKSNFLGALAFLADALEGGTDEAVRRHGGREAILHRPGRGTTVSLSLEAGFRDRETGNSFEAVYDIAIRLPARAKPHVLSEQIQIRNRRDHSLVGFSRKKERIDWTGFRGEDEAPPPWCRRDRLALSLYRFPQLPEWSPGLLLARFFKFAPDAIRELRKPTPGNLLERDGRNLASVLASIEEFDSDVAGRIQAYLSVIVEDIQAIRVVHYGDFETVRFLVRSTEKKPQAFDAACMSDGTLRAIAALVAAFQAVLPYGPGVIGIEEPETALHPAAMHALIHALDEATANTQILLTTHSADLLSDPIVRPSQVLVVRSRQGRTLITPVDVASRDIIAKELYSLAELQRQDQLDLDEEDLRRQAAENAAEGGR, encoded by the coding sequence ATGGCTACCGCGGCGGATGATGAAATCGAAACTGACGACCGATGGACGAAGCCGCCCTTCCTCCGTCGCGTGCGGATCCGGGGATACAAGAGCATCGAATTCTGCGACGTTGCGCTCCAGCCGCTGACGGTCCTCGTCGGTCGGAATGCATCGGGCAAGAGCAACTTCCTGGGCGCCCTGGCATTCCTGGCGGACGCGCTTGAAGGAGGGACGGACGAGGCTGTCCGACGACATGGAGGCCGCGAGGCGATTCTTCATCGCCCGGGTCGAGGGACGACGGTCTCGCTCTCCCTCGAAGCGGGTTTCAGAGATCGAGAGACCGGGAACAGCTTCGAGGCGGTGTATGACATCGCGATCCGATTGCCGGCTCGCGCCAAACCTCATGTCCTATCCGAGCAAATCCAGATCAGAAATCGGCGGGATCACAGTCTGGTTGGATTCAGCCGCAAGAAGGAGCGAATAGACTGGACGGGATTCCGCGGCGAGGACGAGGCGCCCCCGCCCTGGTGCCGCCGCGATCGTCTGGCATTGAGCCTGTACCGATTCCCCCAGCTTCCCGAATGGAGTCCCGGCCTCCTCCTCGCTCGATTCTTCAAGTTCGCTCCCGATGCGATCCGCGAGTTGAGGAAGCCGACGCCGGGGAATCTCCTGGAACGGGACGGGCGAAATCTCGCTAGCGTCCTTGCGAGTATCGAAGAGTTCGATAGCGACGTAGCGGGTCGCATCCAGGCATATCTCTCGGTCATCGTCGAGGATATTCAGGCGATCAGGGTCGTGCATTATGGCGATTTCGAGACCGTCAGGTTCCTGGTTCGATCAACGGAGAAGAAGCCGCAGGCGTTTGACGCCGCCTGCATGTCCGATGGAACCCTCCGAGCTATAGCAGCACTCGTTGCTGCGTTCCAAGCCGTGCTGCCCTACGGCCCCGGCGTCATCGGCATCGAGGAGCCTGAGACGGCGCTTCACCCGGCCGCGATGCACGCGCTGATCCATGCGCTCGACGAGGCGACCGCGAACACGCAGATCTTGCTCACGACGCACAGTGCCGATCTCCTCTCCGACCCGATAGTCCGGCCTTCGCAGGTCCTGGTCGTCCGGAGTCGCCAGGGCCGGACCCTCATCACGCCTGTGGACGTCGCGAGCAGGGACATCATCGCGAAGGAGCTTTACTCGCTCGCCGAACTTCAGCGACAGGACCAACTCGATCTCGATGAGGAGGACTTGCGAAGACAGGCCGCCGAGAATGCTGCGGAAGGGGGGAGATGA